A region of Paenibacillus thiaminolyticus DNA encodes the following proteins:
- a CDS encoding TetR/AcrR family transcriptional regulator, giving the protein MARNTAQESKRKLMQSAEELFAAKGVRGTKVSEIVAGAGLTQAAFYLYFTSKDDLAAQLLQQFNEQLMHLGNAGAEVKHLPASDVEAYIVSSFTALFRLFGAQPQLTKIALQISEDSDQVRERIVRQIVANMLHNQSLGIVKPEIDPELAAESAVAAMERLVYRYVETGERTPEELGAHTARLFLQGILLHSGKER; this is encoded by the coding sequence ATGGCACGCAATACCGCGCAGGAGAGCAAGCGCAAGCTGATGCAATCAGCCGAGGAGTTATTTGCCGCCAAAGGGGTGCGCGGCACGAAGGTCAGCGAGATCGTCGCCGGGGCGGGCTTGACCCAAGCTGCTTTTTATCTGTATTTCACAAGCAAGGACGATCTTGCCGCTCAGCTCCTGCAGCAGTTCAATGAGCAGCTGATGCACCTGGGCAACGCCGGTGCGGAAGTGAAGCATCTCCCCGCTTCGGATGTCGAGGCGTATATCGTCTCGTCTTTTACCGCGCTGTTCCGTCTGTTCGGGGCACAGCCGCAGCTGACGAAGATCGCGCTGCAAATTTCGGAGGACAGCGATCAGGTGCGGGAACGCATCGTCCGCCAGATTGTCGCCAACATGCTTCATAACCAGTCGCTTGGAATCGTCAAGCCGGAGATCGATCCGGAGCTGGCGGCCGAATCGGCCGTCGCTGCGATGGAGAGACTCGTCTACCGCTATGTGGAGACCGGAGAAAGAACGCCGGAGGAGCTGGGCGCCCATACAGCACGCCTGTTCCTTCAAGGCATACTGCTTCATTCGGGGAAGGAGAGATAA
- the rimI gene encoding ribosomal protein S18-alanine N-acetyltransferase, whose amino-acid sequence MGQRPEYDEDERQAEPGGVEFRPMRLEDIPGVLEVEHASFTVPWTMDAFRNELTQNHFAKYTVMLQGDRIIGYSGMWTVVDEAHITNIAVHPDFRGQKLGERLLREMVVQAMAYGMEAMTLEVRVSNHIAQRLYAKFGFQGAGVRKGYYSDNKEDALIMWTDLKALAASSYQQAE is encoded by the coding sequence ATGGGACAACGACCTGAATACGATGAGGATGAACGGCAGGCGGAACCGGGCGGAGTGGAGTTCCGGCCGATGCGGCTTGAGGATATTCCCGGCGTGCTTGAGGTGGAGCACGCTTCGTTCACGGTGCCATGGACGATGGATGCGTTCCGGAATGAATTGACGCAGAACCATTTTGCCAAATATACGGTAATGCTTCAAGGCGATCGCATTATCGGTTATTCCGGCATGTGGACGGTTGTGGATGAAGCTCATATTACCAATATCGCCGTTCATCCCGATTTCCGGGGGCAGAAGCTCGGAGAGCGATTGCTGCGGGAGATGGTCGTTCAGGCGATGGCCTACGGCATGGAGGCGATGACCCTCGAGGTTCGGGTGTCGAATCATATCGCCCAGCGGTTGTATGCGAAGTTCGGCTTTCAGGGAGCGGGCGTGCGCAAAGGATACTATTCAGATAACAAGGAAGATGCGCTCATTATGTGGACCGACCTGAAAGCGTTGGCCGCTTCTTCCTATCAACAAGCGGAATAA
- the tsaB gene encoding tRNA (adenosine(37)-N6)-threonylcarbamoyltransferase complex dimerization subunit type 1 TsaB has protein sequence MHQQDYNRTRVLALDTSTAALTAALLEGGQLVDERHSQAERNHSIKLLPTVQSLMADNGWSGKSTDLVAVGVGPGSYTGVRIAVTAGKTMAWTWDKPVIGVSSLKALALSGVQQAEQDGAEAGGAGRIFVYPLMDARRGQVYTAPFAWNGSGSEGLTDGVERHGEDGIRLFSLVAEEASRALEAGSEGADHPQAAAEVWFVGDTGAQQEALNGLQAQWGDRIRVIPCGMEARWIGRLGLRAYAEGERTDTHRLEPNYTQLAEAEAKLLAKERADRRQQE, from the coding sequence GTGCATCAACAGGATTATAACAGAACGCGGGTGCTGGCCCTGGATACATCGACGGCCGCTCTGACCGCCGCCCTGCTCGAAGGGGGCCAGCTCGTGGACGAGCGCCATTCCCAGGCCGAGCGCAATCATTCGATCAAGCTGCTGCCGACGGTGCAGTCGCTGATGGCGGATAACGGGTGGAGCGGGAAGTCGACGGATCTTGTCGCTGTCGGTGTCGGCCCCGGATCGTATACGGGCGTGCGCATTGCGGTCACCGCGGGGAAGACGATGGCCTGGACATGGGACAAGCCGGTTATCGGCGTCTCCAGCCTGAAGGCCTTGGCGCTCTCCGGCGTGCAGCAGGCCGAACAGGACGGCGCCGAAGCGGGCGGCGCTGGGCGCATCTTTGTGTACCCGCTGATGGATGCGAGAAGGGGGCAGGTCTATACGGCTCCCTTTGCTTGGAACGGAAGCGGGTCCGAGGGCCTGACGGACGGAGTGGAGCGGCATGGCGAGGACGGGATTCGCCTGTTCTCGCTGGTCGCCGAGGAGGCGTCCCGAGCGCTGGAAGCTGGGTCGGAAGGCGCGGATCATCCGCAAGCGGCCGCAGAAGTATGGTTCGTCGGCGACACCGGAGCGCAGCAGGAAGCGTTGAACGGCCTGCAGGCGCAATGGGGAGACCGGATTCGCGTCATCCCGTGCGGGATGGAGGCGCGCTGGATCGGCCGTCTCGGGCTGCGCGCCTATGCCGAAGGCGAGCGGACGGATACTCATCGGCTAGAACCGAACTATACGCAGTTGGCGGAAGCGGAAGCGAAGCTGTTGGCGAAGGAGCGGGCGGACCGGAGGCAGCAGGAATAG
- the cls gene encoding cardiolipin synthase, translating to MLWLVVALLIYIFQIFTIVLLEYKHPSKAVAWLLILFIFPLIGFVMYYFLAQEYTARLRVRKRGGWAHPEKRTRSIAIQTVNRPEELNNPEMHRQERLFSLISALSESPITSCNETRVLTNGQATFEAMLAAIREAKHHIHMEFYILRDDGIGTIFQQALLARAKEGVKVRVVADGVGSIELRRKYLRTFKEAGVEFHWFLPLSVSFFRRRLNYRNHRKLLIVDGRIGFVGGINIGDDYLGLDRKLGFWRDTHLQVEGDAVYALQAIFLHDWTFVTGQSLALQELFPPHPCKGTDQVKMISSGPDASWDAIQELFFGVLSSARERVWIITPYFIPDASVRLALKTAAVSGLDVRVIIPGKSDSRFVDWASLSYVEELLQAGVRFYQYQKGFAHAKTFLMDRTLGCVGTANLDMRSFFSNFEVNAVLFEAAAVDRLEEDFLRDFGDSVEIDYNKFVTRSRGQRAAEAVMRLLSPLL from the coding sequence ATGTTATGGCTGGTAGTCGCCTTGCTCATATACATATTTCAAATTTTTACGATCGTGCTGCTCGAGTACAAGCATCCTTCCAAGGCGGTTGCGTGGTTGTTGATCCTGTTCATATTCCCGCTTATCGGCTTTGTTATGTACTACTTTCTCGCCCAGGAATATACGGCCCGGCTGCGAGTGCGGAAAAGGGGAGGCTGGGCGCATCCTGAGAAGAGGACCCGTTCCATTGCCATCCAGACGGTGAACCGTCCGGAAGAGCTGAACAATCCGGAAATGCATAGACAGGAACGGTTATTTTCGCTCATCTCTGCTTTGTCGGAAAGTCCGATTACGAGCTGTAACGAGACGCGGGTGCTGACGAACGGTCAAGCGACGTTCGAAGCGATGCTGGCCGCGATTCGGGAAGCGAAGCATCATATCCATATGGAGTTCTACATACTGAGGGACGACGGCATCGGCACCATCTTTCAGCAGGCGCTCCTTGCCAGGGCGAAGGAAGGCGTCAAGGTGAGGGTCGTGGCCGACGGCGTTGGCAGCATCGAGCTGCGCCGCAAATATTTGCGGACGTTCAAGGAAGCGGGCGTGGAATTTCACTGGTTCCTGCCGCTGTCGGTTTCGTTTTTCCGCCGCCGCCTCAATTACCGCAATCATCGGAAGCTGCTTATCGTAGACGGCCGGATCGGGTTTGTCGGCGGAATTAATATCGGTGACGATTATTTGGGTTTGGATCGCAAGCTTGGCTTTTGGCGCGATACGCATTTGCAGGTGGAAGGAGATGCAGTATATGCGCTGCAGGCAATCTTCCTGCACGACTGGACGTTCGTGACCGGCCAGTCGCTGGCGCTGCAGGAGCTGTTCCCGCCGCATCCATGCAAGGGGACGGATCAGGTGAAGATGATCTCGAGCGGTCCGGACGCAAGCTGGGATGCGATCCAGGAGCTGTTCTTCGGCGTACTCAGTTCAGCGCGGGAGCGGGTATGGATCATTACGCCGTACTTCATTCCCGATGCCAGCGTGCGGCTCGCACTCAAAACGGCCGCCGTAAGCGGTCTCGATGTCCGCGTCATTATTCCGGGCAAATCGGACTCCCGCTTCGTCGACTGGGCGTCCCTCTCTTACGTGGAGGAGCTCCTGCAGGCGGGTGTCCGGTTCTATCAGTATCAAAAAGGCTTCGCTCACGCAAAAACCTTCCTCATGGATCGGACATTGGGATGCGTAGGGACGGCGAATCTCGATATGCGCAGCTTCTTCAGCAACTTCGAAGTCAATGCAGTGCTGTTCGAAGCTGCGGCGGTCGATCGGCTGGAGGAAGACTTTTTGCGTGATTTCGGAGACAGCGTCGAGATCGATTACAACAAGTTCGTGACCCGTTCCCGCGGACAGCGTGCCGCCGAAGCGGTGATGCGGCTGCTGTCGCCTCTGTTATAG
- the ligD gene encoding non-homologous end-joining DNA ligase, with translation MASKEPPASLMVEGHEIQITNPNKLLWPEAGITKTDYIREMIRLSPYLLAACRDRFLTTIRYPHGVPGEFFYQKNVPPGAPSFVETAMSGDIRYIVLQNVPTLLWLANLACIEFHPSLHRIGDPLPAEWIIDLDPSVREEERIMEAAWIVGEAMERIGIRTIPKTSGATGVQLIVPIKRGPTFMQLRELGEMLAIYLCELHPQLFTIERLKKNRGTRIYIDYMQHDVSRTIAAPYTPRATPYASVSMPLTWNEVKRNPKPRDYHLLNAADRLAQVGDLIRDAEPQAIEPILEAFSRQIQTSRSRRG, from the coding sequence ATGGCCAGCAAAGAACCGCCCGCGTCCTTAATGGTGGAAGGGCATGAAATCCAAATCACGAATCCGAACAAGCTGTTGTGGCCGGAGGCGGGCATAACGAAGACAGACTATATCCGGGAAATGATCCGGCTGAGCCCATATTTACTGGCAGCGTGCCGCGACCGCTTCCTGACGACGATCCGGTATCCTCACGGCGTTCCCGGGGAGTTTTTTTACCAGAAAAACGTGCCGCCTGGGGCCCCCTCCTTCGTCGAGACAGCGATGTCCGGGGACATCCGCTATATCGTGCTGCAAAATGTGCCTACACTGCTCTGGCTGGCCAATCTAGCCTGCATCGAGTTCCATCCTTCACTGCACCGCATCGGCGACCCGCTCCCGGCCGAATGGATTATCGACCTGGATCCGTCTGTTCGGGAGGAGGAGCGGATTATGGAGGCCGCCTGGATCGTAGGCGAGGCGATGGAACGGATCGGCATCCGGACGATTCCGAAGACGTCCGGCGCCACCGGCGTGCAGCTTATCGTGCCGATCAAGCGCGGCCCGACCTTCATGCAGCTCCGCGAGCTGGGCGAGATGCTCGCCATCTACCTGTGTGAGCTTCACCCGCAGCTGTTCACGATCGAGCGGCTGAAGAAGAACCGGGGCACCCGCATTTACATCGATTACATGCAGCATGATGTCTCACGGACGATCGCAGCGCCGTACACGCCGCGGGCGACGCCGTATGCTTCGGTGTCGATGCCGCTCACCTGGAACGAAGTGAAGCGCAATCCGAAGCCGCGCGATTACCATCTGCTCAATGCCGCCGATCGGCTCGCCCAGGTCGGCGATCTGATCCGCGATGCCGAGCCGCAGGCAATCGAGCCGATTTTGGAGGCCTTCTCCAGACAGATTCAAACAAGCCGATCTCGAAGAGGCTAA
- the tsaE gene encoding tRNA (adenosine(37)-N6)-threonylcarbamoyltransferase complex ATPase subunit type 1 TsaE, with translation MNQSAEFAFYSASEADTERLAAKLAERCQPGTVLALDGDLGAGKTRFSQAVARALGIEGIVNSPTFTIIKEYDSGRLPLYHMDVYRISMAEADELGLDEYLYGDGVSLVEWSSLITPLLPPRYLHLFMQTEGETERIIRLTAYGEPYVSWVNELKRMGV, from the coding sequence ATGAATCAATCAGCGGAATTCGCCTTTTACTCCGCGAGCGAAGCGGATACGGAACGGCTGGCCGCGAAGCTGGCCGAACGCTGTCAGCCCGGCACGGTCCTCGCGCTGGACGGAGATCTGGGGGCGGGCAAGACCCGGTTCTCGCAGGCGGTCGCGCGTGCGCTCGGTATCGAGGGGATCGTCAACAGTCCGACGTTTACGATAATTAAGGAATATGACAGCGGCAGGCTGCCGCTCTATCATATGGATGTGTACCGCATCTCGATGGCGGAAGCGGATGAATTGGGGCTGGATGAGTACTTGTATGGCGACGGCGTGTCGCTGGTCGAGTGGTCAAGCCTGATTACGCCGCTGCTGCCGCCGCGATATTTGCATCTTTTTATGCAGACGGAAGGCGAGACGGAGCGGATCATTCGCTTGACCGCATACGGCGAGCCTTATGTAAGCTGGGTTAATGAACTTAAACGGATGGGAGTCTGA
- a CDS encoding Ku protein, which translates to MHTVWKGAISFGLVHVPVKMHTATQDKDISMRMIHKECGSPLSYVRSCPVCKEEVGWDEIVKGYEYEKGKFVLFDKDELEQLQDDATRAIAILDFVDLAEIDPIYYQKTYYLSPDQAGNNAYQLLREALVQTGKIGIAKVTIRAKSSLAAIRVIENCLVMETMFYPDEIRAVTQVPNIPEHVEVNPKELEMAKLLIGQLSTAFQPEQYTDEYRQRLLERIGHKIAGEEVRTAPAAQPAANVVDLMAALQASIEAMKGPRPIGTAPGPAAAAGSAAAAEPKRRKKAAPAAAADTPAAEAAPRRKKTSRKAEAGAQKAANDGQDPAATGGTRRKRARTEP; encoded by the coding sequence ATGCATACGGTCTGGAAAGGGGCAATCAGCTTCGGCTTGGTCCATGTCCCCGTCAAAATGCATACCGCCACCCAAGACAAAGACATCTCAATGCGAATGATACACAAGGAATGCGGCAGCCCGCTCTCCTATGTCCGCTCCTGCCCGGTCTGCAAGGAAGAGGTGGGCTGGGACGAGATCGTGAAGGGCTATGAGTATGAAAAAGGGAAATTCGTCCTGTTCGACAAAGACGAGCTGGAGCAGCTGCAGGATGACGCAACCCGGGCGATTGCGATTCTCGATTTCGTCGACCTCGCCGAAATTGATCCGATCTATTATCAGAAGACGTATTATTTATCTCCCGATCAAGCGGGGAACAACGCGTATCAGCTGCTGCGCGAGGCGTTGGTCCAGACGGGCAAGATCGGCATCGCCAAGGTAACGATCCGGGCGAAGAGCAGTCTCGCCGCCATTCGCGTCATCGAGAATTGCCTCGTCATGGAGACGATGTTCTATCCTGATGAGATTCGCGCGGTCACCCAGGTTCCGAATATTCCGGAGCATGTGGAGGTCAATCCGAAGGAGCTGGAGATGGCGAAGCTGCTTATCGGCCAACTGTCGACCGCCTTCCAGCCGGAGCAGTACACGGATGAATACCGCCAGCGCTTGCTGGAGCGGATCGGGCACAAGATCGCGGGCGAGGAAGTGCGCACCGCGCCGGCCGCCCAGCCGGCAGCCAATGTCGTCGACCTCATGGCCGCGCTGCAGGCGAGCATCGAGGCGATGAAGGGGCCGCGGCCGATCGGCACCGCCCCGGGTCCGGCGGCTGCAGCGGGTTCTGCCGCAGCGGCGGAACCGAAGCGGCGCAAAAAAGCCGCTCCGGCGGCCGCGGCCGATACGCCTGCTGCGGAAGCCGCCCCGCGGCGCAAGAAGACGTCCCGCAAGGCGGAAGCCGGCGCGCAGAAGGCGGCCAATGACGGCCAAGATCCGGCCGCCACCGGCGGCACGCGGCGCAAGCGGGCGCGGACGGAGCCATAA
- the tsaD gene encoding tRNA (adenosine(37)-N6)-threonylcarbamoyltransferase complex transferase subunit TsaD: MNISSSHTNPAEADVILAIETSCDETSVAIVRGGREVLANQVSSQIDVHQRFGGVVPEIASRKHVETITVMLEEAVKQAGIALTDITAVAVTQGPGLVGSLLVGIVAAKSLAMALDVPLIGTHHIAGHIYANRLVQELAYPCMALVVSGGHTELVHLEREGVFRVIGSTRDDAVGEAYDKVARAVGFPYPGGPHIDRLAMDADDAITLPRAWLEPDSYDFSFSGLKSAVLNVVNQAKMRGEPPMYAAVARGFQESVIDVLTEKAMRAVKEYGAAQLLLCGGVAANRGLRSALSERCQAEGVPLLIPPFEYCTDNAAMIAAAAHIKWKHGQFTPLDFQAQPLFSLEAWSVE, from the coding sequence GTGAATATATCAAGTTCTCATACCAATCCGGCGGAAGCGGACGTCATACTCGCGATCGAGACAAGCTGCGACGAGACGTCCGTGGCCATCGTTCGCGGCGGGCGCGAAGTGCTGGCGAATCAAGTCTCCAGCCAGATCGACGTCCACCAGCGCTTCGGCGGCGTCGTGCCGGAGATCGCTTCGCGCAAGCATGTGGAGACGATTACCGTCATGCTGGAGGAAGCGGTGAAGCAGGCAGGCATTGCCCTGACTGACATTACGGCCGTCGCGGTCACGCAGGGGCCGGGGCTCGTCGGGTCGCTGCTCGTCGGCATCGTGGCGGCGAAGTCGCTGGCGATGGCCTTGGACGTGCCCTTGATCGGGACGCATCATATCGCCGGGCATATTTATGCGAACCGGCTTGTGCAGGAGCTGGCCTATCCATGCATGGCGCTCGTCGTTAGCGGCGGGCATACGGAGCTGGTTCATCTGGAGCGGGAGGGCGTGTTCCGCGTCATCGGAAGCACGCGCGACGACGCGGTCGGAGAGGCTTACGACAAGGTCGCCCGCGCGGTTGGCTTCCCGTATCCGGGCGGCCCGCATATCGACCGCCTCGCCATGGACGCGGACGACGCGATCACGCTGCCGCGCGCCTGGCTGGAGCCTGATTCTTATGATTTCAGCTTCAGCGGACTGAAGTCCGCCGTGCTGAACGTCGTTAATCAGGCCAAGATGCGGGGCGAGCCGCCGATGTACGCCGCCGTCGCCCGCGGGTTCCAGGAATCCGTCATCGATGTGCTGACGGAGAAAGCGATGCGCGCCGTGAAGGAATATGGCGCGGCCCAATTACTGCTGTGCGGCGGCGTGGCCGCCAACCGCGGATTGCGATCGGCGCTGTCGGAGCGCTGCCAGGCCGAAGGCGTGCCGCTATTGATTCCGCCATTCGAATATTGCACGGACAATGCGGCGATGATCGCGGCCGCGGCGCATATCAAGTGGAAGCACGGGCAGTTCACGCCGCTTGATTTCCAGGCGCAGCCGCTGTTCTCGCTCGAGGCGTGGTCAGTGGAATAG
- a CDS encoding RNA ligase family protein gives MLRPPMEGSGQPPHREERNAAGFPEALPPSLALPAAPMSPLRSDRIPAGEEWLHQLKWDGVRILALCIQGRVRLFSKRMLEKTSIYADVTMMMEARPELRGRTLLLDGEVVVFDPNLGRPSFPLALQRERMRQRPDGALPAVYVLFDVLGIEDRNVRRLPYEERHRLLLDLFPDKHPACFVADIFEDGDQLWNWVEQHGWEGVVSKKRSSPYQEGKRHQDWFKIKKDLLIEALTVGYMINNGRPASVVLTDLEGRYIGKASIGLDETRRLLLEGWAARYPAPGPPGGPIAALRREPIVWMSVPIPCRAAALEYTPTGQLRHPRIDTLPLLK, from the coding sequence ATGCTGCGGCCGCCGATGGAAGGCTCGGGACAGCCGCCGCACCGGGAGGAACGGAACGCCGCGGGCTTCCCCGAGGCGCTCCCTCCTTCTCTGGCGCTGCCTGCGGCGCCGATGTCTCCGCTTCGGAGCGACCGCATCCCCGCAGGCGAAGAATGGCTGCATCAACTGAAATGGGATGGCGTCCGGATACTCGCCCTGTGCATTCAGGGCCGAGTGCGGCTGTTCTCCAAGCGAATGCTGGAGAAGACGTCCATCTATGCGGACGTGACGATGATGATGGAAGCGCGGCCCGAGCTTCGGGGGCGTACGCTGCTGCTTGACGGCGAGGTCGTCGTCTTCGATCCGAATCTCGGACGGCCTTCCTTCCCGTTGGCACTCCAACGGGAGCGGATGCGCCAGCGGCCCGACGGCGCCCTCCCCGCCGTCTACGTCCTCTTCGACGTGCTCGGGATCGAAGATCGGAATGTAAGGCGGCTGCCCTATGAGGAGCGGCACCGCTTGCTGCTGGATCTGTTCCCCGACAAGCATCCCGCTTGCTTCGTGGCGGATATTTTCGAGGATGGCGATCAATTGTGGAATTGGGTGGAGCAGCACGGCTGGGAAGGCGTGGTCAGCAAAAAGCGAAGCTCCCCGTATCAGGAGGGCAAGCGTCATCAGGATTGGTTCAAAATCAAGAAGGATCTTCTTATCGAAGCCTTGACGGTCGGCTATATGATCAATAACGGCCGTCCGGCCAGCGTCGTCCTGACTGATTTGGAAGGACGCTATATCGGCAAGGCGTCCATCGGACTTGATGAGACCCGCCGGCTGCTGCTGGAAGGCTGGGCGGCGCGTTATCCGGCCCCGGGCCCGCCAGGAGGACCGATTGCGGCTCTCCGCAGGGAGCCGATCGTCTGGATGAGTGTGCCGATTCCGTGCCGGGCCGCGGCCTTGGAATATACGCCGACCGGACAGCTCCGCCATCCGCGCATCGATACGCTGCCGCTGCTGAAGTAA
- a CDS encoding H-type small acid-soluble spore protein — MDVHRAKHILEMKDTVPVQLDGEQPVWIESVDVANGMATVQVGTNPANTETVSVDRLKEPQQ, encoded by the coding sequence ATGGATGTGCATCGTGCGAAGCATATTTTGGAAATGAAGGATACGGTCCCTGTCCAGCTAGACGGCGAGCAGCCGGTCTGGATCGAGAGCGTGGATGTCGCCAATGGAATGGCGACGGTGCAAGTCGGCACCAACCCGGCAAATACCGAGACGGTATCGGTTGACCGCTTGAAGGAGCCGCAACAATAA
- a CDS encoding HXXEE domain-containing protein, with protein sequence MIEAITGWLAAHLDAITVMWLFPIVFMFHDFEEILYVEPWIRRHGDRILRQMPPAVRRFAGSSLKMTTRDFAGDVFWVFLVIVTATLAAVLFSWYDLYLILVLILFLHVFTHIGLSVYTRTLAPGVITAVLLVLPYSGYAFFRLFADHVIVPEQLLWDGLAAIVLLPAIFLLMSRWRSKFRTAGE encoded by the coding sequence ATGATTGAAGCGATAACCGGCTGGTTAGCCGCTCATCTTGATGCGATTACGGTCATGTGGCTGTTTCCTATCGTGTTCATGTTCCATGATTTCGAAGAGATCCTCTATGTCGAGCCCTGGATTCGCCGTCACGGCGATCGCATTCTGAGGCAGATGCCGCCTGCTGTCCGCCGCTTTGCCGGGAGCAGCCTGAAGATGACGACGCGGGATTTCGCAGGCGATGTATTCTGGGTCTTCCTCGTCATCGTTACGGCGACGCTCGCGGCGGTGCTGTTTTCCTGGTACGACCTGTATCTGATTCTGGTCCTTATCTTATTCCTGCATGTATTTACCCATATCGGTCTGTCCGTCTATACCCGCACTCTTGCGCCCGGCGTCATTACCGCCGTCCTGCTCGTCCTCCCCTACTCCGGCTATGCCTTCTTCCGCCTGTTCGCAGATCATGTCATCGTGCCGGAACAGCTGCTGTGGGACGGCCTCGCTGCCATCGTCCTGCTCCCTGCCATCTTTCTTCTTATGTCCCGCTGGCGCAGTAAGTTCCGGACCGCAGGTGAATGA
- a CDS encoding 2-isopropylmalate synthase, translating into MTIHAQGNARQAVGQEQEKRMIQIFDTTLRDGEQAPGAALTLPQKLELAEQLVRLGVDVIEPGFPISSPGEFEAVQRISRLYPQVEICGFARAVREDIDAAVRATADAAQRRIHVFISSSDIHLQHQLRKSRAEVKQMARETVAYAKQFADRIEFTAMDATRSNVDFVIELVETAIEEGASIINLPDTVGYALPEEYGALFRKVRQGARGAEHTIFSAHCHNDLGLAVANSLAAIQAGATQIEVTVNGVGERTGNCALEELIMALDTRGDALQAATRIRPEYLYETSRAVSRMMHFPIAYNKPVVGRNAFQHESGIHQDGLLKNRSTYEIMDPVKLGIPHHMIVLGKHSGRHALKHRAEQYGVHLNADQLNEVYDRFKRVADAQKVVTDDQLLQCIGETLNEQLEPLSLLDVEVVAGTDRKRAASVTVQEQATGKKQTYAGVGSGPIEAVIRALSQAVREPIRFEDLELHSLSSGEEASGEAVVTVSLDDQVYQGSATHQDIVLAAAQAYMAACNQALRGAGAHGTPIEEAELVSAQRHDVS; encoded by the coding sequence ATGACTATACATGCACAAGGGAATGCGAGGCAGGCAGTTGGGCAAGAGCAGGAGAAGCGGATGATTCAGATTTTCGATACGACGCTGCGGGATGGCGAGCAGGCCCCGGGCGCGGCCTTGACGCTGCCGCAGAAGCTGGAACTGGCGGAGCAGCTCGTCCGGCTCGGGGTGGACGTGATCGAGCCGGGCTTCCCGATCTCGAGTCCGGGGGAATTCGAAGCGGTGCAGCGCATCTCCCGCCTCTATCCGCAGGTTGAGATCTGCGGCTTCGCGCGCGCGGTCCGGGAGGATATCGACGCGGCCGTGAGGGCGACAGCCGATGCCGCCCAGCGCCGGATTCATGTATTCATCTCGTCATCGGATATCCATCTTCAGCATCAGCTGCGCAAATCGCGCGCCGAGGTGAAGCAGATGGCGAGAGAGACAGTGGCCTATGCGAAGCAATTCGCCGATCGCATCGAATTCACGGCCATGGATGCGACACGTTCGAATGTGGACTTCGTCATCGAGCTGGTGGAGACGGCGATTGAGGAAGGCGCGTCGATTATCAACCTGCCGGATACGGTCGGTTATGCGCTGCCGGAGGAATACGGGGCGCTGTTCCGCAAGGTGCGCCAGGGTGCCCGCGGGGCCGAGCATACGATCTTCAGCGCGCACTGCCATAACGACCTGGGGCTGGCGGTCGCGAATAGTCTGGCGGCGATTCAAGCGGGCGCGACCCAGATCGAGGTGACGGTCAACGGGGTTGGCGAACGGACGGGGAACTGCGCGCTGGAGGAATTGATCATGGCGCTGGATACGCGCGGCGATGCCCTGCAGGCCGCGACCCGCATTCGGCCCGAATATTTGTACGAGACATCGCGCGCGGTCAGCCGGATGATGCATTTCCCCATTGCCTACAACAAGCCGGTGGTCGGACGCAACGCCTTCCAGCATGAATCCGGCATCCATCAGGACGGCCTGCTCAAGAACCGCAGCACGTATGAGATTATGGATCCGGTGAAGCTGGGCATCCCGCATCATATGATTGTTCTGGGCAAGCATTCGGGCCGGCACGCGCTCAAGCACCGCGCGGAGCAATATGGCGTCCATCTCAATGCCGACCAGTTGAACGAAGTGTATGATCGCTTCAAGCGCGTGGCCGATGCGCAGAAGGTCGTAACGGATGATCAACTGCTGCAATGCATCGGCGAGACACTGAACGAGCAGCTGGAGCCGTTGAGCCTGCTTGACGTCGAAGTGGTGGCGGGCACTGACCGCAAGCGGGCCGCGTCCGTGACCGTGCAGGAGCAGGCGACAGGCAAGAAGCAGACGTATGCCGGTGTAGGCAGCGGACCGATTGAAGCCGTCATTCGCGCCTTGTCCCAAGCTGTTCGGGAGCCGATCCGGTTCGAGGATCTGGAGCTGCATTCGCTCTCTTCCGGGGAAGAGGCGTCGGGTGAAGCGGTCGTGACGGTGTCGCTCGATGATCAGGTGTACCAGGGAAGCGCGACGCATCAGGATATCGTACTGGCTGCGGCCCAAGCTTATATGGCTGCTTGCAATCAGGCGCTTCGCGGCGCCGGTGCTCATGGAACACCTATTGAAGAGGCGGAGCTCGTGTCCGCCCAGCGTCACGATGTATCCTGA